The region TTACAGCAAATTAACACGATTTTCAATTCTTGAAAATTCTACATGAAATACCTTAAAATGGTTACTTTCAGATGTGTCTGTAGAAGATGAATCTGTATTTCCTAGTAACTCTGATACCTTTTCTTTGACATCATTTTGTCAAATCGTCTCATTTAATGCAAGACACTGACAATCTAGTGGGTTAGTGACATCTATACATTTCTCACTGAAGATGTTTGACGTtgttattttaagtacatttaattGCTTGTCCAGTATGTTTCTTGATCACTTTTGAGCTCCCCCTGGTACACAGTCCACACGTCCACAACAAAGAACTTTATGAACTGTTATAGCTTAGTATCCCAttgtttttatgcattacaACACAGATAGATAATAGATAACTGATGGATAGAAAGTATAAATATTACAGCCAATTTATAATAATGCCAtacataaatgtacacacacatttgaatcaATTATTTACTTGTTTAAAGTCGAGGTTTGAGTGAAAATGTGAGAAGACTCACCTCTTGACAGTATTATAAAAAGAAACTACTGAAACTACTGGCTGAAACTACACGGCATCCCCGTTAACAGGAAATAATGCTGGTACTACTTCCGGGGTGAATGAATAATGTTCCATATTAGGAAACGTCGCCGTCTCGGGAAGCTGTTGCTTAGGAAGTAAAGCAGGTCACCCACTAATCTCTGCGTCGGTGGTTCGAgtcccagctcctcctgtctaTATGTCAGAGTGTCGTCGCACAAGACACCGAAACCCTAACTTGCTTCCAAGGCGCAGGCCGGCGCCTCGCATGACCGTTCTGTCACCGTccatgtgtgaatgggtgaatgagaggccAGTTGTAAAGCCCCCTGTTTGTTGAGGTAGAAAGAGAGATATACCaaataagtgcagtccatttaccgtTTTGTGATGTCGCAATTGTCAGCCGTTCAGAAACCGACATTTGAGACAgggaataaagacaaaacattaaaattcaatgAACAGCAGCTACAGATATAGCAAATTCAAATTTCCGCACATTCTGGATAGGAGTTTGGGAAAGCCTGTGAGTCTTGTTGGAGTGTTTCAGCGGTGATCTTAAAACAATGTTTGCGATGCATAATCTTTGTTGGCGTGTTTTCCATCATCTCTCATATTTGTCATATGCTTGTGCTCTCTCTAACTGTCAAAGATCCTGTATCCCCGAGTCCAAAGAAGACCTTATAAGTGCAACAAAAATATCACCCCCAGGGTCTTGATAGGCTAAGAGTAGCCTGTTGGGGGTTGAGATGGCTGcagtacagagacagaggagagcacACATCTTTTTTGAGAGATGTTTGTAGTGATTGTCAAATATGGCCTTGGTCATTATGAACAATACATTATCTGATGCAATATTTCTAATTTGGACTAGGGATGTTGGTGTAGCTGCCGCTTTCTTGTAAGCTGTGACCTCCAAACACACTTCTGATTGGATGTTACGCCCCTTATATTGCGTTGTTCAGTAGTGCAAATGACAGGAACACAGCAGGCAACAATTAAGTTAAATCCTTGTGTCTGACTGTTCCTTTTCCGAGCATATTTGTCATTAATCATTGTGATCACTTGAGAGCTGCTTAAGTAAGTATAGGCCCTGATACAAGTGGGTGGATTTAGGCAGGGTGTAGCTGTGGAGTATCTTTACATTATGCTCTATATAGTTGCAGAGTCTGGCAGTGAGAATGCGATGGAGCCATCTGTATCTCCAAAAGAAGATGAGGTACAATATTTGCCCTGTTtacaatatatgtatacatattcatacacataCGCATTGCCACTACAAGCATAGCTACACAACTTAAACAACTAAACACACAGTATCAGGAACTAAACAAGACCCCCTACTACACTTGTAACAAGTGTAGTAGGGGTACTAGAGTGCCCTAGAAGAAACACTTGTAGGCTACTACAAGTGTTTCTGACTTTTGTATGCATATGTACAATctaatctgattatttttgttatggaTTTTTGTCAGATTCAACGCGGAGGACAAGTTCGACTTCGTAAAGAGGCCTGGTCcagcataaaaaataacagtCCAGAAGCGTCCGTGCATTCACATCACTCGAGAAATGGTTACTGTTTTCCATCAGTGCTGGTACGTCCGATATGGCCGAGATCGAGATGGAGCGTTTACTCCGAGAGGCCCAGGCTGAGAAGCAGAGACTCCTCGAGCATCGGGTACTGTGTCACATCTAACCAAAACTTACCGTATATATGGATGAGCGTGTTTAAAGATGCATGTAATTTACTTTTTAGCTTGTGGCATCGTCCACACGTGCACCATGAATACTGTTGACATCTGTTTGtcttctgcttttctccttCCATTTGTCTTTCTGCCTCCCACACATGTATCACCTCATCCCATCAGTAAATCTAGAAACAATGTAGCTGTTACATATTCCCACTATCTCCTTCCTTATACAAAATCTCTGCTTGTCTCACACTCTTCCGGTTATGTTTAGCTTTTATTCAGTCAAAACTTTATCAgggaattttttaaatgattggaAACTCAACATCTACTACGCCTCCACACTGCGACACACACTGATGCTGCTTCTCTATAACGGATGCATATCTGTCAAACAGCTTTCCATAAACTGTAGCCTTCTGTCATTTACTCatcccacattttaaaaaccaaattttatACTGTAGGTCCACCTCTGTTTCTTATCCTTCCTTCTCTCTATGACTTGACTCCAGCTTCTCAGTATTTCTATATCTTAGTCAGGCtgaaatttatttcttttgaatatCAGTGGGTCACAACTTCCTGGTGATTTTTACCCATTCGTGCTTTTCTTCACATATGCAAACTTAATCCGCGAAGGAGAGACTATTATAGgcacttttttatgttttattatcatgaattatttgtaattgttgacaaatattCTACTCattaaagtagaacattttccCCGATGGCAACGGTACTTTGTTTCATACCTACCGCTGTGCAACTAGCTCCCTCTATCTATAGTAGAGGCTCCTGGCCTGATAAGAGGAGGCCATGTTGTGCAGCAGTGATgatgtatgtacagtatcacCTGCGTGTTCCCTACACTAAAgcatttcattatgttttgtcACCAGCAGGGGTCATCGGTGCAGAGTGATTGCACTGGAATGACCTAATGCTCTGGCTGGTTGGTCCATACTCACTTCATTAAACAAGCTACAGCTTGATGAATGTTGAATGAGCAATGGCACATCTACGAAATTTTGCATGGGGTTCCAAAGGGGTGATAAAAGATTCCGGCAGCGTAGCGTGGGATTGTAATGGGTGGGGGTCCTCAAATCTCACTTTaatatctctctctcagtaCCTGCACTTTTACCCTGCCTTTTCATTATCCTTCAGAGGGACAATCGTAAAACGTACTTCTATTTACTGTATCTATCATTTGTATTTGAGGTAAACATACATCAGTGtagaacatttcaaaataaggcAAGTTTATGtccaaagaaaaaaggcaatatAGCAAAAAAACGTACATAAAAGGCCAGaaattttattattcaaatacCGACCAGTTGACTTGGttttggggttggggttagaatcaggtttaggtttaggtttaggttagggttaggcatttagttgtgatggttaagcCTAGGTTAAGGGGCTAGGGAGGgtattatgtcaatgagtgtcctcacaacagGCTTAGGTTGGGGTTACTGTTACATGTCTCACATACTTGGGAAAGaagtatgtgtgcttgtgtttgtgtatttgtgaactATTACAGTCTGCTCTAAACAAGTGAACACAGGTCACAGGTAACCATGGCAAAAACCTATACTTAAAATAATTACTAGATAGCAAATGATCAACTGCATAAATcacagattaacatttcgtcTTTGAATCAAGTGATTGTCCCTCATTTCTCTGATAAAAGAGTTTAATAGAATCTTAGCATAGAATGTCACGACATCATAATTCTTATGAATCATAATTTTGATGTTTAGAACTGGTCAGTTCTccttcagctgaaaacacttaCAGACCAGAGTTAGTTGAAGAAGTTACATCGAACAAGTGAGAAAGATTTGTTGCGGCAAAATGTCTTCACGTACTCATGTAGCCAGCTGTTGGTCAACAGGTACAACTGGTAAGGGAAactcagcacacaaacacacacacacacacacacacacacacacacacacacacacacgaacacaaagATAAGgagtaactaagtatatttactcaagcacAGTACTTAGGAGGCTTGCACTTCTTATTTGACAGTTGGAAATATGACTTACTTAGCAGGTTACGAGTTTGAACAAGTGCTTTAACTTTtgatacttcaagtacattGTTCTGATAACACATACCTACTACGTAACATTTTCAAGGCAAGAATTGTACTTGTAATtgggtatttttacattgtggtattgcttcTTCTACTTaataaaatgatctgaatgcTGAAGACCAGTGTTGATCAGATTTTTCCTCATTCAGCGTATTttgctcttctccttctttggGAATACCAATCATTGAAATGGACATTATGCCATTTGCAGTACCTGACATAATATTCTTCTTCATGTGGTCATGGaatgataatgaaatgtttattcACATGAGCATAATGAATGCTTCAGCTACATTTGTGTGGTGTTGACTGAATGAGCCCCGCTGACTCCATGTGTTGATCTTCACatgttctccttctctcccaaTGTACTACTTCTCTGTTTGCCGTCACAGTTGAAGAGAAGAAATATGAGAGCTCTGAGGTGCTAAAGAACGACATACTCTGCAGCATCACAAGTAGCTACCTCATTACGGACTTTGGTGGAGAAGGGTGCTTTGCCAAAGTTGCCAAGGGTGTGAATTTAATCACATCGCAGGACGTGGCCCTCAAAATCCTGCATACTGAGGAGACCGCTGAAAGAGAGGTAGTTTATTTAAGTCTTTTTGTtgattaggtttttttttcacattttcttgactacattttgtttattaaatgaactgctgatacCATGCTATGTCACTTGCAATTTACCTATGTAAATTTTACTATTTTCTCCACAGATCAAAATGCTCGAAATACTGAGCGTTCTTGACCCAGTCAAGAAGAATGTGGTTCGGTTCTTCGAAAAGTTTTACCACAAAGGACATACCTGTCTGGTTTTCGAAATGCTTGACAGATGTCTTTATCAGCTGCTCGAAGAACGAGACTGGAAGccactgtctctctgtgagATACGGCCAATAACGCACCAGGTAAAGACTATGTGGCTTTGATCAATCATCGACATGAGATGACAATATACTCAGACTGTTGAGAAAGAAGTTACATACTGAAGTAGCATAACTCTTACTTCTTGATCTGTTTAAGCCCGCAGCCTGGTCAACGGTATCTTTAACCATCTACATTGtgtcctttgtctctgcagttgctgacGGCCTTTGACGCCCTGAAGGGTATAGGCGTCGTACACTCagacctgaagccagacaaCATAATGCTGGCGAACCACGACACTGAGCCCTTCAGAGTCAAACTAATTGATTTTGGCCTTTCCTTCGCTACCCGAGAAGAGGCACGTGGGATGTCAATTCAGCCTCTGGGTTACAGGTAGGTTCAATCTGCAAAGCtcatcttttaacatgtttgcagttgtgCGTATGCTGTAAACGATCCAGCAGAGGTTGTTTCAATCTTCAGTACGcatgctgaatttgacaaagtacttaatagctcttgtgATTCTCGTGATTCTACACACAGGGCACCTGAAGTCATCCTGGGCCTTCCCGTGTCCGAGGCCATAGACATGTGGAGTCTTGGCTGCCTGCTTGGGTTCTTGTACCTCGCCGAACACCCGTTTGCGATTAACTGCGAGTACCAGTCGGTAAGTAACCAAATGTGTCTAGATTTAAATGCAAAGACTGTTATATTCTGCCCCAGACACATATCCAAACCCAGCAAAGGGGTTTTGATGTAGGATGTcggctgatgtgattctttatATTCTCTCTCCAGATGAAAGGCATTGTAGACGTTctgggccagccagctgaccacctccTCAGTGCTGGGGACTACACCCACAAGTTTTTTAAGGCGAACCAGCACTGGGACAAcccaagatggtggatgaaggtattttaacctTGTTCAGTTGTTCACAGTTTTTTATGGCCCAATTAGACAGTAAGGAAGAAGTATCTGACTTgcctgttttgttcctgtagaccccaAGGGAATACCAGCTTGGCACTGGAATTGAGCCCGAAACATGGAAGAGCGCTCTTAGAAGTCTGGATGACCTGATGACTGTAAGTGGTCCATTTCATGACTAAAGAATGAATTCATACCAATTTGATCTGTCgctgagagacaggaagcagttcAACTGAACTCTCAcctactttgttttaaatccagcatGACCCAGAGACACAGGAATCCATTGAGCTAGTGGATCAAAGAGCTTTCGTCAGCCTCCTGAAGAGCCTTCTAAACACCGACCCAGAGAAGAGGATCACTCCGGGGAAGGCTCTCGAGCACCCCTTTGCCACAATGGCTCATCTGATGGGCGATATAGAGACCAGCTTGTAGTAAGTGACTGTGTTTTGGTCTCAGTAGGGTTGAATAGATACACGATTGGATTAAAGGAGAGGTTTGTTTACTGACTAAGTGATCCATTGattcattgtcatgttttattcagtgtggAGGATTGTTTGGAGAAAATGGCGGTCTTACCGATGGATGACTTGGACGAAGACCTATCTCCAGACAATGAGGCTGAGGAAGAGCCCAGAGttgaagagccttcagccacacctcCTCCTAATGATGCAGGCTCAGCCGTTTTTCGTTCCTGTGACGGCATTAAAAACACGCCTCACTCATCTGAGGGACTggaagctgctgcagaaacagacgctgctggctcagctgtaGAGGAACTAGCTGTTAGCCGAGGGCAAGCCAGTCCAGCTGATGGTGAGGCTCAGGTAGAGCCCAGAGgtgaagagccttcagccacacctcctcctgctgATGCAGGCTCAGCTGTTATTCGCTCCTGTGACGGCATTAAAAACACGCCTAACTCATCTGAGGGACAGGAAGCTGATGTAAAAACAGACGCTGCTGGCTCAGCTGAACAGGAACTAGCTGTTAGCCAATGTCCAAGCAGTCCAGCTGAGGAGACATCAGCCAAAGACGGGTCACCTGATGAGGGTCCGCCTGCCAGAGTTAAGGAGAGTCCATTGAAGAGGATCAAGAAGTTCTTTGGCAGAGCAATAAGGAccttgtttaaaatgaaaaaaaaatgaataaaggaaTGTTGAATGTCacattcaacattaaaacccgATAACTGGTTctactgttgtggctgatgggtgtataaatttgacattcaacatttgacAGTCGTTGGAGTTTTTGGAGGAAGTCAAGTGTGAATAGTTGTAAAATGTCCTGGatagggaggaaaggagagcaTTGTAGGTGGGGGGTAAGTGGTGTCCTAGACCTTCTCCTCTGTTGAGGGAAGGTTTCTCTACTACCCCCCCTTCTCAACACATCCGGTGGAGGCAGATGGCCACacaccatgagccaggttctgctCGAGGTTTCTTCCcattaaaagggagtttttcctcgccaCTGTCGCAAGGAAAAACTctgggaatgttgggtctctggaAATCATATTGTAAGGAGTAGTTGTAATTGTTGTAAAGCAGCTttgaatttttgacctgatgtcaaTAAACAAGAAGTTCCCTTGAAttccttcctgtgtgtgttttggagatGACACCgtgattgtttatttattccagTCATTTCACAGATGCTGAAACGCTggttaaaagataaaatggCTGTTGATCATCCAAAATAACTGATTAgttgtttggtcaataaaatgtctgaaatagAGGAAATGGCCATTGTAAGTTTCTGAGGTcaagttgacattttcaaatgtttcttttgtttagcCAACAATCCAAAATGCaaagatatacatttttaatactattcaacaacaacaaaaatgacaaatgctcACATAGTTGCCTATTAATTTGATGTTGATCGACTCGTCGTTGGTCTGAtttctttacaatatttacagcaaATTAACACGATTTTCAATTCTTGAAAATTCTACATGAAATACCTTAAAATGGTTACTTTCAGATGTGTCTGTAGAAGATGAATCTGTATTTCCTAGTAACTCTGATACCTTTTCTTTGA is a window of Xiphias gladius isolate SHS-SW01 ecotype Sanya breed wild unplaced genomic scaffold, ASM1685928v1 HiC_scaffold_396, whole genome shotgun sequence DNA encoding:
- the LOC120787654 gene encoding homeodomain-interacting protein kinase 1-like → MLEILSVLDPVKKNVVRFFEKFYHKGHTCLVFEMLDRCLYQLLEERDWKPLSLCEIRPITHQLLTAFDALKGIGVVHSDLKPDNIMLANHDTEPFRVKLIDFGLSFATREEARGMSIQPLGYRAPEVILGLPVSEAIDMWSLGCLLGFLYLAEHPFAINCEYQSMKGIVDVLGQPADHLLSAGDYTHKFFKANQHWDNPRWWMKTPREYQLGTGIEPETWKSALRSLDDLMTHDPETQESIELVDQRAFVSLLKSLLNTDPEKRITPGKALEHPFATMAHLMGDIETSLYVEDCLEKMAVLPMDDLDEDLSPDNEAEEEPRVEEPSATPPPNDAGSAVFRSCDGIKNTPHSSEGLEAAAETDAAGSAVEELAVSRGQASPADGEAQVEPRGEEPSATPPPADAGSAVIRSCDGIKNTPNSSEGQEADVKTDAAGSAEQELAVSQCPSSPAEETSAKDGSPDEGPPARVKESPLKRIKKFFGRAIRTLFKMKKK